One Phyllopteryx taeniolatus isolate TA_2022b chromosome 20, UOR_Ptae_1.2, whole genome shotgun sequence genomic window, CACAAGTTGACTGCGCGTCTCAAACGGCGATTGTCGGTCaagttgaaaagaaaagtgCTGTCGAGTTTCTACAATGCTAAATCAGAGCACATTTCTTAGCAGATTCAACACGGCGAGAAACCGCTAGAAATAACAAGAAAAATGACATTAGCTTAGCTTTTAGTATCGTTTTGTTAACCTCGTAGTCAGAAGGAAGGTTGGAGCACCCGTCGTACTGTGACCTCAGGATTATTTCAGTCAGTTGCACTCCAGTGCTGTAGGGGGTGGCAATGTGCATATTGCACACTGCGACTGCCAGACACATTGAGAAAACGTGCTTGGTGGAGAACATTTGTCATCCCAGCATACTAATTTTTAGCTTTTGAGtgtcatttttcatgtttttatttttagtcataAGTTGATTGTACCATATATTGTACCCCTATTGCATTCATAATAATGTGATTGAGACAATATATTAACACTTATTCAGCAAAAATAAGGCAATTAAAAATAGATTTGAAACTGTTCCACTCCTGTCCTTTAGGTGGCAGTAATGTATATTAGATCACACACTCCAAAGCCACCTTAAAAAACTAATGGAGGAGACACCCATCGATACGTGTTTAGAAATATCCAAAACAAACGTTATCTTAGCATTTCAGTCTCGTTTTTGTTATATCGTTATGTCTGTTAACTGCACACCCAAAAAATCCCGTGAAtactagaaatgacaaaaataagaatttttgtcttttaattgtTTACCACGTCACGAGTAAAGCACACAATGAATACGTGACTAGAAATGACCAAAGTAaacctccccccccctcccccacgtGCTAACGTTGGCCACAGGGAGATACTGGAGACTCTTCGAGGGGCGAGGGGGATTGAAATTCTCTGTGTGAGTGAGTAGGTGAGGGGACGGCAGGGGTCTTTCAAGAGCCCGGTTTGAAGCCCCTTTGCACCCAGCGTGTCGCATTTTTTAATAAGGCGAGCCGCTGTCCGTGCACGCTTCAGGGAGGTTTTCTGGGGAGCGGGGGCTTCAAACAGCACCCGTCAATCATATCCCCCGGGTCCGCCAGCCTCTCTTCTCTCGTTAGCTCGTTTGGTCGCCAGGCAACCGTCTTCCGCCGTAAGTACGCTCGGCGAGCGACCGCGGCGGACACGCTGACGTCCGTCCGAAAGCCGAGGCCAATTGGGACGCGCCGGTCGGACCGCGGCTCAACTTTGGCGAGCCGTGGCGACCGGACGGCAACTTCAAACAGATTTGACGCGCCGTCAGCAACCATTCGAAAAGTCGGGCCCGGAAAACTCCTCACAGGACAGGATGGAATGAAACTTTACAGAAAGTTACTGGTATTTGTCTCGGTGAAGCAGCATATGGCTCGTGGCTATCGCTAACACTTGAGTTCCAAGTAAACGATCGTATGTTTGTCATCACCATGCGCCTCCTTGTGTCGAGTGCGAGTAAGACAACCGTTGCCGTGCAAACCCGCATTCCCTGCGTCCGCTTATGCCAAACACATCTTACATTCACGTATATTTTAAGGCAGTTTTTATTGTCCTATAGAAGTTTTGGCCACAGTAAAACCTTTGTTCACCGTGCTCGCAATGATTTTAGTAACACTTTCCTATTACTGTAAATAAGTTAGCCGGCACCTaaataggaaaagaaaaatagcactatacagtattgtactttataaaaacatacagtaaaagcatagttaaatggaatgtaaagaattaaaccgtCGGAGCGTtatgataattcaatgggcattgcgGCGTTGCTTCTCGTGTGCACGCTTTGggcaccagggggcagtataatgtaTAGGCTACAGACATACTACATGTGGATGAAACAGAAGAAATCACAACTGACTAAAGGCGATATGTTTGTGAGGATTGTTTTATGCTGTGTTTCtactgtttcttttcaaatataaaTTGTTTAAAGTTTTATACCTAGCGCACTATAGATGCTACAttggttagcccatctatggcgtttcccattatgcgTGATTACACACGCTTGTATAAATAATCCTTCACAAGCTCCGTGAGCCAAAGTCTCAGGAGATACCTCAGTCTTGCGCAATACAATGATAACTAGCGTCCCATAATTAACATTTATGCTTCCGTGGCCATCTTGTTGCCTCTTTGCAACCCTCCGTGGTGGCAAAAATCCATCATGGGTTGTCTGTCGCGTTGCATTTGATTCTTGctcatgaaaaacatttttgttgttgttgttgttgttgtcatatccaatattttttgtgtgtgttcagatTGAGGAACACACCATGAGTGAGCTCCCCATTGTGTTCTTTGACATGTTGCTGACTGGCTTTCTCACAACACCACAATGTATATTTTACCACCACTTGTTTGATTCCGCGGTATCTGTTCGGCACTTAATGCTCGCACGCGCGCAGGCACGCGCGCACGAGGCAAAAAGAGGGCGCGCTCTTGGAGCCACAGCGCCCTCTCGCGCCCGTCCCGCTGCAACAAAACAATCACAGTGCtcaaagagagcgagaggacgACGACGCAGattgcacacacatgcacgcagcgtcagagtgtgtgagtgttttaGTACACGCCAGCACACGTCGACGCAGCACCTCCGCTGTTTGCCTTCTTCTGGATCTTCTGGAATAGTCATCATCATCggctgcctcctcctcctcctcctcatctgggGACGCTGATTTCCTGCGcacaatgtggaaaaaaaatgtgaatacttgAGGAGTGACGACAAGTTTCCTCCCTTTTCGGACGCGGGGAGGAGGAGTTGGAacgctgagtgtgtgtgtgtgtgtgtgtgagagagagagagagagagagagaaccgGGGCTTCTGGTGCTTCTGTGATCCGTGCAGCCCTCCcctgccccccccaccccccgcccccccccggGGCAGAACGCGAGCGATGTCGCCCGCGGAGGAGCGTCGCTCGCCGCTGTGCGGCTCCACGGATGCTGCGTCTCAGTCGGGCTCCTCTCGGTGCCTTTGTGGACCGGACACCGACTGGGGCTGACGGATGTTTGTGCAAcgagtggagttttttttttttttttttttttttttgcgtgaggaGGACTGATGGACACAAGCAAGgcaggttttttaaaaaaaaaaattgcgttTAAATACATGTTTCGTCACCATCCATGTGCAAACATGGAAAGTGCACTGAAGTTTTTCCCTCCACGAGGACTTTGTTTTTCTCACTTCACTTTGGGATGCTACATGACTTTTATTGAAGGAAGTGTTTCGAAGCATTGAACCCCAGCATGGCGCTAAACTGGGTTTTCTTCCTACTCCCACTCTGGGCAGTAGAAGCGGCCTTCTCAGGGGTCCTCAACGCCACCGACAGAGACGTTTTTATGGAGGACTTGCTGCAGGTCCAGCTGGTCGGGGATCGAGCGGCTGAGCAGCAGGCGACGTTTTCCCACCCGGGTCTGTATTTTGGCCCGGGGGACGTACAGCAAATGAGGCAGCGGTCCTCCGGCAGCCACAGCCACATATTTAAAGTCATCCGGGCGGCCGCGCTCACCATGCTGTCCAATGGACCCTCTTACCTCCCGCCCGCCAAGCACGAGGAGTTTACAAGCAAGTGGAACGAGATCTACGGGAACAACTTGCCTCCCCTGGCGCTGTACTGCCTGCTGTGCCCCGAGGACTCggctgccctgcagttcctcatCAAGTTCATGGACAGGATGGCCGAGTACAAGAACTGGAAAGTGACCAGCGCGCCCCACGACGAGGTCCCCACGGCACACTCCCTCACCGGCTTCGCCACGGCGTACGACTTCATTTACACCTACCTGGATGTACAGCGGAGAGACGTTTACCTCAAGAAGATCCGCTCGCAGACGGAGGTGCTGTATGAGTTCTCCAAGTACAGGGGCTGGGGCCGGCAGTACCTCCACAATCACCAGACCACCAACGTACTGGCCCTCCTGACCGGGGCCATCGTAGTGGGGTCCCACGACGACCCGGAGTCTATGCTTTGGAAACAAGTGGCGGTGAACTACATGGAGAAAACCATGTTCCTGCTCAACCACGTGGTGGACGGCACGCTGGACGAGGGGGTTGCGTACGGGAGCTACACGGCCAAGTCCATCACACAGTACGTCTTCTTGGCACAGCGGCACTTCAGCATCGACGACACGCAGAACAACTGGCTGGGGGCGCACTTCTGGTTCTACTACGCTACCCTCCTGCCTGGCTTCCAGAGGTCGGTGGGCATCGCCGACTCCAACTACAACTGGTTCTATGGTCCAGAGAGCCAGCTGGTGTTCCTCGACGCCTTTGTCCTGAGGAACGGCACGGGGAACTGGCTGGCTCAGCAGATCCGCAAGCACCGACCCAAGGACGGTCCCATGGGGCCGTCGTCGGCGCAGCGCTGGGCCACGCTTCACACGGAGTACATCTGGTACGACGCACGTCTGGCCCCGCAGCCTCCCTCTGGCTTTGGAAAAGCCAGCATGCACATTTTCTCCAACTGGGGCGTCGTGACCTACGGTGCCGGGCTGCCCAGCGGCCAGGGTAACACTTTTGTTTCTTTCAAGTCTGGCAAGCTGGGCGGCCGTGCAGTCTACGACATAGTTCACGAGAAACCCTACACGTGGGTGCAGGGTTGGAACAGTTTTAACCCGGGTCACGAGCACCCGGACCAGAATTCTTTCACCTTTGCCCCCAATGGGCAGGTGTTTGTGTCAGAAGCACTTTACGGCCCAAAGCTGAGCTACCTTAACAACGTTCTCGTCTTCGGTCCGTCACCCACCAGTCAGTGTAACGCTCCTTGGGAGGGTCAGCTGGGCGAGTGCGTCAAGTGGCTGCGTTGGAACGACGAGGGGGTGGGCGACACCAGCGGCGAGGTGGTCGTGGCGTCGTCGCACGGGGACGCCATGTTCACCAGCGGGGAAGCGGCGTCGGCGTACTCGCCCGCCATGAGGCTGAAGAGCGTGTACAGAGCTCTGGTCTTGCTCAATTCCCAAATGCTTCTGGTGCTCGATCACGTGGAGAAAGCGGCTGACTCGCCTGTGAGCTCGCTCAGTGCCTTCTTCCACAACCTAGACATCGACTTCAAATACGTTCCGTTCAGGTTCATGGACCGCTACAACGGTGCCATGATGGACGTGTGGGATGCACActataaaatgttttggtttgacAGCCATGGGCGCAGTCCAGACACTCGCATACAGGAAGCAGAACAGGCggcagagtttaaaaaaaggtgGACTCAGTATGTCAATGTCACTTTCCCAATGACGGACGCTGTTAGCAGGGCAGCTTATGTGCTCCATGGGCCGTATGTCAAAGTGTCCGACTGTAAGTTTATAGATAGCAGCAAAAATGGCGTGAGACTCTCGCTGACAATTAATAACACAGAGACGATAGTGTCCATAGCGACCAATTACAAAGACATTGGGGCGAGGTCGGCATATTTAGGGTACGGCGGCCACTGCAAGGTGGAGGATCGATATCAAATCACTCGATTCGGCCTCGGGACGCAGGCGGTCCCCAAACAGACGAGCGCCGACAATCAGCTCTTTGACTTTGCCTTCACCCTCAACGTGATGGTGGGCTTGATTCTCTGCGCGGCCGCCGCCTTCCTCGCCGCGCAGAGGAGATTTTACGAGGTGTGCTTCAGGCTGCGGCGGCTAATGCGCTACGCCCTGCTCGCCATCCTCTTGCTGTGGATAGCTGGCCTGCTCTTTGTGTCCAACAGCTGCGATCGGCTCCTCTGCGGGGTGAAGTGGAAGAGCGAGGCCGACCGGCAAATGCGGGTCCCGGAGCAGCGCCAGTTCCCCCTGCCCACCGTCCTCATCGCGACTCTGCCCGGCTCGGGGGCGGAGATCCTCAAGCACCTTTTCTACAACAGCTCGGACTTCGTTTATATCAGGCTGCCCACCGAGCACTTGGACATCCCAGAGACAGAGTTTGAGTTCGACTCCCTGGTTGACGCCTGCGAGTGGTCCCGGTCGGAGGCCAAGCGGGGGCGCTTCAAGATCATTCAGGGCTGGCTCCACTCGCTGGTCCACAACACCAAGCTGCACCTGCAGAACATTCAGCTGGCAGAGGGGGAGCGGGCCTGGCCGGCCCAGCGCGGCGCCTCCGACTCGGACGCAAAGAAGCGATCCAGGCGGAGGGAGCCGGCGGCGCCGAAGGGCAAGCCGCGAGCCGCCATGGACCGAGACGTGGAGTACATCCGGGAGCTGAGGCGCCACGTGGCCGAGTACCCCAACAGCCGCGTTGTTCTGAACATGCGAAGCGGGAGCTGGACGTTGAAGCTGCCTTTTATCCGAGAGGTCGTGGGGCCTTCCCTCAAGACCCTCTACGTGGTGAGGGACCCTCGAGCGTGGATTTATCTCATGTTGTACAACAGCGAACCCAGCCTGTACTCCTTGAAGAACATCCCTCAGCACCTTTCCTTGATATTCAAGGAGGACGCCGTCAGGGATAGCTGCCCGAGCGTAGCGCCGGAGTTTGACACACTTAGGGGGCTGCTGGCCCGTGTGGAGAGCGACCCGGTGCTGATACTGGCCCACCTGTGGCTCGCCCACACCGCCGCTACGCTGCGGGTCAGCCGGAGCCTCCCCGAGGACTCCTACCTCCAAGTGCGCTTCGAGGACGTGGTCAACTCCCCGCAGAAGACGGCGGAGGGCATCCACGCCTTACTGGGGGTGCCGGTGTCGCCTGCGGCCCTCAACCAGCTGGCGTTCACCACCTCCACCAATTTGTACAACCTGCAGTACGAGGGGGACATCTCACCGGCCAACATTGCCACGTGGCGGCAGAAAATGCCGCGGCGTGACGTGAGGCTGGTGGAGGAGGTCTGCGGGGGCGTGATGAAGAGCCTGGGCTACGGCCGCTTGCCCGGCTAACTgcactgctgttgttgtttgcacTGGTTTGAAACTTGACATGTTACACGGTGAGCGGGCAGCAGGTGGTCACTGTAGGAAGTGGGggcattttatattaaaatggaTGCGCGAGAACGTATCATTCACACTTACTGAGTGACGTGTGTGTCTTTAACGTC contains:
- the LOC133469966 gene encoding dermatan-sulfate epimerase-like protein; translated protein: MALNWVFFLLPLWAVEAAFSGVLNATDRDVFMEDLLQVQLVGDRAAEQQATFSHPGLYFGPGDVQQMRQRSSGSHSHIFKVIRAAALTMLSNGPSYLPPAKHEEFTSKWNEIYGNNLPPLALYCLLCPEDSAALQFLIKFMDRMAEYKNWKVTSAPHDEVPTAHSLTGFATAYDFIYTYLDVQRRDVYLKKIRSQTEVLYEFSKYRGWGRQYLHNHQTTNVLALLTGAIVVGSHDDPESMLWKQVAVNYMEKTMFLLNHVVDGTLDEGVAYGSYTAKSITQYVFLAQRHFSIDDTQNNWLGAHFWFYYATLLPGFQRSVGIADSNYNWFYGPESQLVFLDAFVLRNGTGNWLAQQIRKHRPKDGPMGPSSAQRWATLHTEYIWYDARLAPQPPSGFGKASMHIFSNWGVVTYGAGLPSGQGNTFVSFKSGKLGGRAVYDIVHEKPYTWVQGWNSFNPGHEHPDQNSFTFAPNGQVFVSEALYGPKLSYLNNVLVFGPSPTSQCNAPWEGQLGECVKWLRWNDEGVGDTSGEVVVASSHGDAMFTSGEAASAYSPAMRLKSVYRALVLLNSQMLLVLDHVEKAADSPVSSLSAFFHNLDIDFKYVPFRFMDRYNGAMMDVWDAHYKMFWFDSHGRSPDTRIQEAEQAAEFKKRWTQYVNVTFPMTDAVSRAAYVLHGPYVKVSDCKFIDSSKNGVRLSLTINNTETIVSIATNYKDIGARSAYLGYGGHCKVEDRYQITRFGLGTQAVPKQTSADNQLFDFAFTLNVMVGLILCAAAAFLAAQRRFYEVCFRLRRLMRYALLAILLLWIAGLLFVSNSCDRLLCGVKWKSEADRQMRVPEQRQFPLPTVLIATLPGSGAEILKHLFYNSSDFVYIRLPTEHLDIPETEFEFDSLVDACEWSRSEAKRGRFKIIQGWLHSLVHNTKLHLQNIQLAEGERAWPAQRGASDSDAKKRSRRREPAAPKGKPRAAMDRDVEYIRELRRHVAEYPNSRVVLNMRSGSWTLKLPFIREVVGPSLKTLYVVRDPRAWIYLMLYNSEPSLYSLKNIPQHLSLIFKEDAVRDSCPSVAPEFDTLRGLLARVESDPVLILAHLWLAHTAATLRVSRSLPEDSYLQVRFEDVVNSPQKTAEGIHALLGVPVSPAALNQLAFTTSTNLYNLQYEGDISPANIATWRQKMPRRDVRLVEEVCGGVMKSLGYGRLPG